The Manduca sexta isolate Smith_Timp_Sample1 chromosome 17, JHU_Msex_v1.0, whole genome shotgun sequence genome includes a window with the following:
- the LOC115448061 gene encoding ester hydrolase C11orf54 homolog isoform X2: MSSVDYASVPIVEKELYQPPLDEVVQVLSNALRQNFEHVEVSVVECPDLTKPPYYLTASGLSGNPKLVEVGGVPYLLPLVNRDKVYDLKGLVEHLRRGDSAYVAGAGAGPWPYAGVNCEGIVNLMVKNGTVSQGSRIVTVEPRGAAKGSSGYLQRQLPDTETRSALLGNYLVTDGNPGKVIKVEVKGRTGADNYITAIREGLKKYYKDKVVGLGGMFLLKNGSVKFHVMPEFSTKPLCSDSDVDEWLHYFEMSAPITVLGTLVTGDMGLDLRVQHFHGFSAHGDGGHYHYDTSPARAHYEGYFVLGAALVRVDAPTDTHDFGRD, translated from the exons ATGTCCTCAGTGGACTACGCGAGCGTGCCCATCGTAGAGAAGGAGCTGTACCAACCGCCGCTGGACGAGGTCGTCCAAG TGTTGTCGAACGCCCTGCGCCAGAATTTCGAACATGTGGAGGTGTCCGTGGTGGAGTGCCCGGACCTCACGAAACCCCCTTACTACCTCACAGCATCGG GTCTAAGTGGCAACCCTAAACTAGTGGAGGTGGGCGGGGTGCCGTACCTGTTGCCGCTCGTGAACCGTGACAAGGTGTACGACCTGAAGGGCTTGGTCGAGCACCTCCGCCGCGGCGACAGCGCGTACGTGGCCGGCGCAGGCGCAGGGCCCTGGCCTTACGCCGGCGTCAACTGCGAG GGTATAGTGAACCTGATGGTGAAGAACGGCACGGTGAGTCAGGGTTCGCGCATCGTCACGGTGGAGCCGAGGGGCGCGGCGAAGGGCAGCAGCGGCTACCTGCAGCGACAGCTCCCCGACACAGAGACGCGCTCCGCACTGCTCGGGAACTACCTCGTCACAGACGGGAACCCTGGCAAG GTGATCAAGGTCGAAGTAAAGGGCCGCACGGGAGCCGACAACTACATCACCGCTATAAGGGAAGGCCTCAAGAAATACTATAAAGATAAAGTAGTCG GTCTGGGCGGCATGTTCCTTTTGAAGAATGGTTCGGTGAAGTTCCACGTGATGCCGGAGTTCTCCACGAAGCCTCTGTGCTCCGACTCCGACGTGGACGAGTGGCTGCACTACTTCGAGATGTCCGCGCCCATCACCGTACTGGGCACGCTTGTCACCGGCGACATG GGCCTGGACCTGCGCGTGCAGCACTTCCACGGGTTCAGCGCGCACGGCGACGGCGGCCACTACCACTACGACACCTCGCCTGCGCGGGCGCACTACGAGGGGTACTTCGTGCTCGGCGCGGCGCTCGTGCGCGTCGACGCGCCCACCGACACGCACGACTTCGGCAGAGATTAA
- the LOC115448061 gene encoding ester hydrolase C11orf54 homolog isoform X1 yields MLQLCVLLVCVVAARGAALGDAHCSMSSVDYASVPIVEKELYQPPLDEVVQVLSNALRQNFEHVEVSVVECPDLTKPPYYLTASGLSGNPKLVEVGGVPYLLPLVNRDKVYDLKGLVEHLRRGDSAYVAGAGAGPWPYAGVNCEGIVNLMVKNGTVSQGSRIVTVEPRGAAKGSSGYLQRQLPDTETRSALLGNYLVTDGNPGKVIKVEVKGRTGADNYITAIREGLKKYYKDKVVGLGGMFLLKNGSVKFHVMPEFSTKPLCSDSDVDEWLHYFEMSAPITVLGTLVTGDMGLDLRVQHFHGFSAHGDGGHYHYDTSPARAHYEGYFVLGAALVRVDAPTDTHDFGRD; encoded by the exons atgttacaattatgTGTTTTGTTGGTGTGTGTcgtggcggcgcgcggcgcggcctTGGGGGACGCTCACTG CAGCATGTCCTCAGTGGACTACGCGAGCGTGCCCATCGTAGAGAAGGAGCTGTACCAACCGCCGCTGGACGAGGTCGTCCAAG TGTTGTCGAACGCCCTGCGCCAGAATTTCGAACATGTGGAGGTGTCCGTGGTGGAGTGCCCGGACCTCACGAAACCCCCTTACTACCTCACAGCATCGG GTCTAAGTGGCAACCCTAAACTAGTGGAGGTGGGCGGGGTGCCGTACCTGTTGCCGCTCGTGAACCGTGACAAGGTGTACGACCTGAAGGGCTTGGTCGAGCACCTCCGCCGCGGCGACAGCGCGTACGTGGCCGGCGCAGGCGCAGGGCCCTGGCCTTACGCCGGCGTCAACTGCGAG GGTATAGTGAACCTGATGGTGAAGAACGGCACGGTGAGTCAGGGTTCGCGCATCGTCACGGTGGAGCCGAGGGGCGCGGCGAAGGGCAGCAGCGGCTACCTGCAGCGACAGCTCCCCGACACAGAGACGCGCTCCGCACTGCTCGGGAACTACCTCGTCACAGACGGGAACCCTGGCAAG GTGATCAAGGTCGAAGTAAAGGGCCGCACGGGAGCCGACAACTACATCACCGCTATAAGGGAAGGCCTCAAGAAATACTATAAAGATAAAGTAGTCG GTCTGGGCGGCATGTTCCTTTTGAAGAATGGTTCGGTGAAGTTCCACGTGATGCCGGAGTTCTCCACGAAGCCTCTGTGCTCCGACTCCGACGTGGACGAGTGGCTGCACTACTTCGAGATGTCCGCGCCCATCACCGTACTGGGCACGCTTGTCACCGGCGACATG GGCCTGGACCTGCGCGTGCAGCACTTCCACGGGTTCAGCGCGCACGGCGACGGCGGCCACTACCACTACGACACCTCGCCTGCGCGGGCGCACTACGAGGGGTACTTCGTGCTCGGCGCGGCGCTCGTGCGCGTCGACGCGCCCACCGACACGCACGACTTCGGCAGAGATTAA